The following proteins are co-located in the Oceanimonas sp. GK1 genome:
- a CDS encoding diguanylate cyclase, producing MSSSPLPRLNLRNLMLAMAIFSVVITLCNSFYATYEVQRTLLINNTLEANRVYAAKLAEMTESFIQSTRQQLAYSATELVTKMADEPALMAEARRLHAQSNTFNSVVVVNAAGVVLATSPDTLNMKGFKLTSTRARQSLEAKKPLITDPFVSPSGNYIVSLSHPVFAANGDYLGYIAGTIYLQQSNILGELLGKHYYQDGSYLYVVDRHQTLIYHPEATRIGERISGNNAIEEVLQGREYAHHVVNSQGIDMLAGFAPVASTGWGIVVQRPKAATLAGINEHLLSVVLKSLPVGLLTLAGIWLSALFISRPLWQLATSAGLMNKQSAQADISGVRSWYFEAAQLKRAILRGIGLLNERINKLHTDSHTDTLTGLLNRRGMQHVLDSYEQEKTPFSVIALDIDHFKQVNDTFGHDTGDLVIQTLAKVMQEQARRGDTLCRSGGEEFMIFLPATSANNAREVAERLRRHVANMAITGVGHITLSLGIAHWPETGTAIGQVLKQADRALYQAKREGRNRVILSETL from the coding sequence ATGTCATCCAGCCCGCTGCCCCGGCTCAACCTTCGCAACCTGATGCTGGCCATGGCCATCTTCAGCGTGGTGATCACCCTGTGCAACAGCTTCTATGCCACCTACGAGGTACAGCGCACCCTGCTTATCAACAACACCCTGGAAGCCAACCGGGTGTACGCGGCCAAGCTGGCGGAAATGACCGAGAGCTTTATTCAGTCCACCCGTCAGCAACTGGCTTACAGTGCCACTGAACTGGTCACGAAAATGGCTGACGAACCGGCGCTGATGGCGGAGGCCCGGCGGCTGCATGCACAGAGCAATACCTTCAACTCCGTGGTGGTGGTCAACGCCGCCGGCGTGGTCCTGGCCACCTCCCCCGATACCCTGAACATGAAGGGATTCAAGCTTACCTCCACCCGTGCCCGGCAGTCGTTGGAGGCGAAAAAGCCCCTGATCACCGATCCCTTTGTGTCTCCGTCCGGCAACTATATCGTCAGCCTCTCCCATCCGGTGTTTGCCGCCAACGGCGACTATCTCGGCTATATCGCCGGCACCATCTATCTGCAACAAAGCAACATTCTGGGAGAGCTGCTCGGCAAACACTACTACCAGGACGGCTCCTACCTGTATGTGGTTGACCGTCACCAGACCCTGATTTACCACCCGGAGGCCACCCGTATCGGCGAACGCATCAGCGGGAACAACGCCATCGAGGAAGTGCTCCAGGGCCGGGAATATGCCCATCACGTGGTCAACTCCCAAGGCATCGACATGCTCGCCGGTTTTGCGCCGGTGGCCAGCACCGGCTGGGGCATAGTGGTACAACGACCCAAGGCCGCTACTCTGGCGGGCATAAACGAACATCTGCTGAGCGTGGTGCTGAAAAGCCTTCCCGTAGGGCTGCTGACCCTGGCAGGGATCTGGTTGTCGGCGCTGTTTATCTCCCGTCCCTTATGGCAGCTGGCTACCTCCGCCGGCCTGATGAACAAGCAAAGCGCACAGGCCGATATTTCCGGCGTACGCTCCTGGTATTTTGAGGCGGCCCAGCTCAAGCGGGCCATTTTGCGGGGCATTGGCCTGCTCAATGAGCGCATCAACAAGCTGCATACCGACAGCCACACCGATACCCTCACCGGCCTGCTCAACCGCCGGGGCATGCAGCATGTGCTGGACAGCTATGAGCAGGAAAAGACGCCATTTTCGGTGATCGCGCTGGATATTGACCACTTCAAGCAGGTCAATGACACGTTCGGCCACGATACCGGTGATCTGGTCATTCAGACCCTGGCCAAAGTGATGCAGGAGCAGGCGCGCCGGGGCGATACCCTGTGCCGCAGCGGCGGCGAGGAATTCATGATCTTTCTTCCCGCCACCTCCGCCAACAACGCCCGCGAGGTAGCCGAGCGCCTGCGCAGACACGTGGCCAACATGGCCATCACCGGGGTCGGCCACATTACCCTGTCTCTGGGCATTGCCCACTGGCCCGAGACCGGCACGGCCATTGGCCAGGTATTAAAGCAGGCCGACCGCGCCCTCTACCAGGCCAAACGCGAAGGCCGCAACCGAGTGATCCTCAGCGAAACGCTTTAA
- a CDS encoding N-6 DNA methylase: protein MSISSIIKSIQDIMRQDAGVDGDAQRLGQLSWLLFLKVFDAQEEALEFELDDYQSPIPEKFLWRNWAADPEGMTGDELLEFVNDELFFKLKNMTAPIDKNPRGFVVREGLSDAYNYMKNGTLLRQVINKLNEIDFTSSSERHLFGDIYEQLLRDLQSAGNAGEFYTPRAVTRFMVNRVDPRLGERIMDPACGTGGFLACSFDHVKNHYVKNADDHQVLQQQILGVEKKQLPHLLCTTNMMLHGIEVPVQIRHDNTLNRPLSSWDSDIDVIVTNPPFGGTEEHGIEKNFPSELQTRETADLFLQLIIELLAENGRAAVVLPDGTLFGEGVKTKIKKLLTEECNLHTIVRLPNGVFNPYTGIKTNLLFFTKGKPTKDIWFYEHPYPAGVKNYSKTRPMKFEEFQAEIDWWGNEADGFAARVENEYAWKVGIDEVIARNFNLDIKNPHVGETVSHDPDELLAAFSEQQQSIQKLRNQLKTVLGNALLSDADEPEAVAEKNAEESNA, encoded by the coding sequence ATGTCGATCAGCTCCATTATCAAATCCATTCAGGACATCATGCGTCAGGACGCCGGTGTGGATGGCGATGCCCAGCGTCTGGGGCAATTGTCCTGGCTGCTGTTCCTGAAGGTGTTCGACGCCCAGGAAGAGGCGCTGGAATTTGAACTGGACGATTATCAGTCCCCCATTCCGGAAAAGTTTCTGTGGCGCAACTGGGCGGCAGACCCGGAAGGCATGACCGGTGACGAACTGCTGGAGTTTGTGAACGACGAGCTGTTCTTTAAGCTCAAGAACATGACCGCCCCCATCGACAAGAACCCCCGTGGCTTTGTGGTGCGCGAAGGCCTGAGCGATGCCTACAACTACATGAAGAACGGCACCCTGCTGCGCCAGGTGATCAACAAGCTCAACGAAATCGATTTCACCAGCTCCAGCGAGCGTCATCTGTTCGGCGACATCTACGAGCAACTGCTGCGCGATCTGCAAAGTGCCGGTAACGCCGGTGAGTTCTATACCCCCCGTGCCGTCACCCGCTTTATGGTTAACCGTGTTGACCCCAGGCTGGGTGAGCGCATTATGGATCCGGCCTGTGGCACCGGCGGCTTTCTGGCCTGCTCCTTTGACCATGTAAAGAACCACTATGTAAAGAACGCCGATGACCATCAGGTGCTGCAACAGCAGATCCTGGGTGTGGAGAAAAAGCAGCTGCCGCACCTGCTGTGCACCACCAACATGATGCTGCATGGCATTGAAGTGCCGGTGCAGATCCGCCACGACAACACCCTGAACCGGCCGCTGTCGAGCTGGGACAGCGACATCGATGTGATTGTGACCAACCCGCCCTTTGGCGGCACTGAAGAGCACGGCATCGAGAAGAACTTTCCGTCCGAGCTGCAAACCCGCGAAACCGCCGATCTGTTCCTGCAACTGATCATCGAGCTGCTGGCCGAGAACGGACGGGCCGCCGTGGTGCTGCCCGATGGCACCCTGTTTGGCGAAGGCGTAAAAACCAAGATCAAGAAGCTGCTCACCGAAGAATGCAACCTGCACACCATAGTCCGGCTGCCCAACGGCGTGTTCAACCCCTATACCGGCATCAAGACCAACCTGCTGTTCTTTACCAAGGGCAAGCCCACTAAAGACATCTGGTTCTACGAGCACCCCTACCCGGCCGGTGTGAAGAACTACAGCAAAACCCGACCGATGAAGTTTGAGGAGTTTCAGGCCGAAATCGACTGGTGGGGCAACGAGGCTGACGGCTTTGCCGCCCGTGTGGAGAACGAGTACGCCTGGAAGGTGGGCATTGATGAAGTGATTGCCCGCAACTTCAACCTCGACATCAAAAACCCCCATGTAGGCGAAACAGTAAGCCACGATCCCGACGAGCTGCTGGCCGCCTTTTCCGAGCAGCAGCAAAGCATTCAAAAGCTGCGTAATCAGCTTAAAACTGTGCTGGGCAACGCCCTGCTGAGCGACGCCGACGAGCCTGAAGCAGTGGCCGAGAAAAACGCCGAGGAGAGCAACGCATGA
- a CDS encoding restriction endonuclease subunit S, translating into MSRAQTLITENIATWTGAIQAKSTAGRGSSNKHELYGIKKLRELILELAVRGKLVPQDPNDEPASVLLERIAAEKAELIKQGKIKKSKALPSISDEEKPFELPEGWEWTHLQTITSYVQRGKGPNYSDSGQVRVISQKCVQWKGFDIEPARYISDSSLDKYQPERFLQEKDLLWNSTGTGTVGRINVLSNIKPNSLVADSHVTVIRPLLTSSLFLNTYISSHSVQKRIEPTDEKSLVSGSTKQVELSTSAVNSLVVPLPPLKEQQRIVEKVDELMALCDQLEQQTESSIEAHSTLVDTLLSTLPNSADADELQQNWGRIAGHFDTLFTTEQSIDALKQTILQLAVMGKLVRQNPNDEPAAVLLKRIAAEKDRLVKEKKIKKQKPLPEISEDEEPFELPEGWEWVKFGFIITSAETGLDRPKAEQSPDQKFAYFKMNNIGNNGGIEWKDITRVDASELEKEKYKLTKGDFLFNTRNSRELVGKTCVFNNSPEDDVIYNNNILRVRLSKISPYFIDFWFRSTSGKDLLESIKSSTTNVCAIYQGKLVHLICPIAPVLEQKSICQKVDELMALCDQLKHKLQQSQQTQVHLTDAIVEQALA; encoded by the coding sequence ATGAGCCGGGCGCAAACACTTATCACCGAGAACATTGCCACCTGGACTGGAGCCATTCAGGCCAAATCCACTGCCGGCCGTGGCAGCAGCAACAAGCATGAGCTGTATGGCATCAAAAAGCTGCGGGAGCTAATCCTGGAGCTGGCCGTGCGCGGCAAACTGGTGCCGCAAGACCCAAACGATGAACCGGCCTCCGTATTGCTGGAACGTATCGCCGCCGAAAAGGCCGAGCTGATTAAGCAGGGAAAAATCAAAAAGTCCAAGGCACTGCCGTCTATCAGTGATGAGGAAAAGCCTTTTGAGCTGCCTGAAGGGTGGGAGTGGACACATCTACAAACCATAACCAGTTACGTCCAACGAGGAAAAGGGCCAAACTATTCTGATAGTGGCCAGGTTAGAGTCATTTCACAAAAATGTGTTCAATGGAAAGGGTTTGATATTGAGCCTGCTCGCTATATTAGCGATAGTAGCTTAGACAAATACCAACCGGAAAGATTCTTACAGGAGAAAGATCTTCTGTGGAATTCTACAGGAACGGGAACTGTAGGAAGAATCAACGTATTATCTAACATAAAGCCAAACTCTCTGGTTGCAGACTCTCACGTCACTGTAATCCGGCCACTTCTTACTAGCAGCCTGTTCTTAAACACTTACATTTCCTCGCATTCAGTTCAAAAAAGAATTGAGCCGACTGATGAAAAGTCTCTTGTATCAGGATCCACAAAGCAGGTCGAACTTAGCACAAGTGCTGTTAATTCATTAGTTGTTCCGCTCCCGCCATTAAAGGAGCAACAACGCATTGTCGAGAAAGTCGATGAACTAATGGCCCTCTGCGATCAGCTGGAGCAGCAGACCGAATCCAGCATTGAGGCTCATTCCACCCTGGTCGATACCCTGCTGTCTACCCTGCCCAACAGCGCCGATGCCGACGAGTTGCAGCAGAATTGGGGCAGAATCGCCGGGCATTTCGACACCCTGTTCACCACCGAGCAAAGCATAGACGCCCTCAAGCAGACCATACTGCAACTGGCCGTTATGGGTAAGCTGGTGCGCCAGAACCCGAACGACGAACCCGCCGCCGTGCTCTTGAAGCGTATAGCGGCAGAAAAAGACAGACTGGTTAAAGAGAAAAAGATCAAAAAGCAAAAGCCACTGCCGGAAATCAGTGAAGATGAAGAGCCGTTTGAACTGCCGGAAGGTTGGGAGTGGGTCAAGTTTGGTTTCATTATAACTAGCGCAGAAACTGGTTTGGATCGACCCAAAGCAGAGCAATCACCAGACCAAAAATTTGCGTATTTCAAAATGAACAACATAGGGAACAATGGTGGCATCGAGTGGAAAGATATAACTCGTGTAGATGCCAGTGAGCTAGAGAAAGAAAAATACAAGCTAACCAAGGGTGACTTTTTATTTAACACGAGAAACAGTAGAGAGCTTGTGGGTAAAACCTGCGTCTTTAATAACTCACCAGAAGATGACGTAATTTATAACAATAATATATTAAGAGTTAGACTCTCAAAAATTTCACCTTATTTCATTGACTTCTGGTTTAGATCCACATCAGGTAAAGATCTACTGGAATCTATAAAATCAAGCACAACGAATGTTTGTGCAATCTATCAAGGTAAGCTGGTTCATCTCATTTGCCCTATAGCGCCAGTTTTAGAGCAGAAGAGTATATGCCAAAAAGTTGATGAACTGATGGCCCTCTGCGATCAGCTTAAGCACAAGCTCCAGCAGTCACAGCAAACCCAGGTGCATCTGACCGACGCCATTGTTGAGCAGGCACTGGCCTGA
- a CDS encoding type II toxin-antitoxin system YafO family toxin, with protein MSASIVLPSVELHVSLIEALGQEEAERLKSLFFAYKADHRPETFGRDVPFDWPAHVAQSELRHIHLLSDEQITRYKRLGIRRQIKQTSDMFLVYVQHLTQRHRYLLIAVIPEPAHERCRRQLTRLPGYADIAEAFHSS; from the coding sequence ATGTCTGCCAGCATTGTTTTGCCTTCTGTTGAACTGCACGTTTCCCTGATTGAAGCGCTTGGCCAGGAAGAAGCCGAGCGCCTGAAAAGTCTCTTTTTTGCCTACAAGGCAGATCACCGGCCAGAAACCTTTGGCAGAGACGTCCCCTTTGACTGGCCTGCTCATGTTGCCCAATCTGAACTCCGGCATATTCATCTGCTTTCCGATGAGCAGATTACGCGCTACAAACGATTGGGTATTCGCAGGCAAATTAAACAGACCAGTGATATGTTTCTGGTTTACGTCCAGCATCTGACCCAACGACATCGCTATTTATTGATAGCTGTTATCCCCGAGCCGGCTCATGAGCGTTGTCGTCGTCAGCTGACCAGACTGCCGGGCTATGCCGATATTGCCGAAGCGTTTCATTCTTCCTGA
- a CDS encoding class III extradiol ring-cleavage dioxygenase, translating to MSKTTDILFISHGGGPMPLLGDPDHQEMVNTLQALAGKLERPSAILVISAHWEARVPTVTSGATPGLIYDYYGFPPESYSIRYPCPGEPALAHRICQALQEAGIPASEDEQRGYDHGLFVPLKLMYPEADIPCVQLSLVDSLDARTHVAIGRALRSLDEDNLLVIGSGFSFHNMRAFFAPETPEIRASNLAFEDWLEDTCSNQNMDESERCRRLIDWEQAPHARFCHPREEHLLPLHVCYGLAGKASDEHLSATILRKRSGMFYWQRKMD from the coding sequence ATGAGCAAGACGACTGATATTCTTTTTATTTCCCATGGCGGTGGCCCCATGCCGCTGCTGGGAGACCCGGATCATCAGGAAATGGTGAATACCCTGCAGGCCCTGGCCGGCAAACTGGAAAGGCCGTCGGCCATTCTGGTGATCAGCGCCCACTGGGAGGCCCGGGTGCCGACCGTCACCTCCGGGGCCACCCCTGGCCTGATCTACGATTATTACGGTTTTCCGCCCGAGTCCTATTCCATCCGTTATCCCTGTCCTGGCGAGCCAGCACTGGCACACCGGATTTGTCAGGCATTGCAGGAGGCCGGCATTCCGGCCAGCGAGGACGAGCAACGGGGTTATGACCATGGTCTCTTTGTGCCCCTCAAGCTGATGTATCCGGAGGCGGACATTCCCTGTGTGCAGTTGTCACTGGTGGACAGTCTCGATGCCAGAACCCATGTTGCCATTGGCCGGGCCTTGCGGTCACTGGACGAGGATAACCTGCTGGTGATCGGATCCGGCTTTTCGTTTCACAATATGCGCGCGTTTTTTGCGCCGGAAACACCGGAGATCCGTGCCAGTAACCTGGCCTTTGAAGACTGGCTGGAAGACACCTGCTCAAATCAGAACATGGACGAAAGCGAGCGCTGCCGCCGTCTGATTGACTGGGAACAGGCTCCCCATGCCCGCTTTTGCCATCCCCGGGAGGAGCACCTGTTGCCGCTGCATGTCTGTTATGGCCTGGCCGGCAAGGCCAGCGACGAGCATCTTTCCGCCACCATACTGCGAAAGCGCTCGGGCATGTTTTACTGGCAGAGAAAAATGGATTGA
- a CDS encoding EAL domain-containing protein yields the protein MLATVIQQAIILLAMGWALSLNVRKGWHNPRLMILTSGFWFGLATTVCMIQPLTVAPGVLLDARNGVMFVAGLFAGPLSGALAALMAGGFRLWIGGDGAITGLINLWLALLLGLGFRHCVTQGWLQIRIRHLLPVVLLLHAGTLVVVTLLMGPESRLLLPVHLWPFLAVMVPLTLMLTHILRDAEQRQWEQAALKESESRLRAITGALPDLMFVMDEDGRYLEVMASQPSLLYPVDDSVIGKRVDELFKAEQAEMFVNFIRETLTRTHPHRLVYELETFEGRRIFESQAQAMDAPLDHRRAVVVLTRDITQRVRNETELRIAAVAFESFEGMLVTDAQNRILRVNRAFTDITGYTADEVMGYTPALFSSGQHGPEFYRQMWQCINEQGHWQGEICNKRKSGQVYPQWLSISAVRDEQGTVSHYVASITDITQRKKDAERINHLAFYDGVTGLPNRRSLNERIRQHQDDRHGAGLVFIDLDNFKDINDLWGLAVGDQLLLQAAQRLNKSLREQDMVARLGGDEFVVLLTGLPRDRNRAAALLEQTGHRLLALLEQPYVHENHMLRCSASMGVVLLENSELAPDELVQQAELAMYDAKRGGKGKLRFFDPRMQEVVAQRLRLEEDILRGLEAEEFRAHFQPQFDFQGHMIGAEALVRWYHPERGVLAPGAFIAVADEAGLMNRIDRMVLTQSCRQMAAWARLPAFRDFTLSVNISAARLYQAEFIEDVLAIFEQTGVSPTAIKLEITESMLLDDMPTAIARMQTLKAHGVRFAIDDFGTGYSSLLYLQQLPLDQLKIDQSFVRALPADENSLSIIQAIVAMAHSLKLEVIAEGVETEAQRQLLHQHGCHHYQGYLLSRPEPAEVVEAMLAERLCS from the coding sequence ATGCTCGCAACCGTAATTCAACAGGCCATTATTTTGCTGGCCATGGGCTGGGCGCTGTCGCTCAATGTGCGCAAGGGCTGGCATAACCCCCGGCTGATGATCCTGACGTCCGGTTTCTGGTTCGGGCTGGCGACCACGGTCTGCATGATCCAGCCCCTGACCGTGGCGCCCGGCGTTTTGCTGGATGCCCGTAACGGCGTCATGTTTGTGGCCGGGCTGTTTGCCGGCCCGCTGTCCGGTGCCCTGGCGGCCCTGATGGCCGGGGGCTTTCGGCTCTGGATCGGTGGGGACGGCGCCATCACCGGCCTCATTAATCTCTGGCTGGCGCTGTTGCTTGGCCTGGGCTTTCGCCATTGCGTGACCCAAGGCTGGCTGCAAATCCGGATCCGACACCTGTTGCCGGTGGTGTTGCTGCTTCATGCCGGTACCCTTGTTGTGGTGACGCTGCTGATGGGGCCGGAGAGCCGGCTGCTGCTGCCGGTGCACCTCTGGCCTTTTCTGGCGGTGATGGTGCCACTGACCCTGATGCTGACACATATTCTGCGGGATGCGGAGCAGCGGCAGTGGGAGCAGGCGGCCCTGAAGGAAAGCGAGTCTCGCTTGCGGGCCATTACCGGTGCCCTGCCGGATCTGATGTTCGTGATGGACGAGGACGGCCGTTACCTGGAGGTCATGGCTTCCCAACCCTCCCTGCTGTATCCCGTGGACGACAGCGTGATCGGCAAGCGGGTGGACGAGTTGTTCAAGGCCGAACAGGCCGAGATGTTCGTGAACTTCATTCGCGAAACCCTGACGCGGACGCACCCCCACCGCCTGGTGTATGAGCTGGAGACCTTTGAGGGCCGGCGGATTTTTGAAAGCCAGGCCCAGGCCATGGACGCTCCCCTGGATCACCGGCGCGCCGTGGTGGTGCTCACTCGGGATATCACCCAGCGGGTGCGCAATGAAACCGAGCTGCGAATTGCGGCGGTGGCCTTTGAAAGTTTTGAAGGCATGCTGGTGACCGATGCCCAGAACCGAATCTTGCGGGTCAACCGGGCCTTTACCGACATTACCGGCTATACCGCCGACGAGGTGATGGGTTACACCCCGGCCCTGTTCAGCTCCGGCCAGCACGGCCCCGAGTTTTACCGGCAAATGTGGCAATGCATCAACGAGCAGGGGCACTGGCAGGGGGAAATCTGCAACAAGCGCAAATCCGGCCAGGTATACCCCCAGTGGTTGTCGATCAGCGCGGTGCGCGACGAACAGGGCACCGTCAGTCATTATGTGGCCTCCATTACCGACATTACCCAGCGCAAGAAGGATGCAGAGCGCATCAATCACCTGGCGTTTTATGATGGGGTGACCGGCCTGCCCAACCGCCGCTCTCTCAATGAACGTATTCGGCAGCATCAGGACGACCGTCACGGCGCCGGGCTGGTGTTTATCGATCTCGACAACTTCAAGGACATCAACGACCTCTGGGGCCTGGCGGTGGGAGATCAGCTGTTGCTGCAGGCGGCCCAGCGGCTGAACAAGTCGCTGCGGGAGCAGGACATGGTGGCGCGGCTGGGGGGGGACGAGTTTGTGGTGCTGTTGACCGGCCTGCCACGGGATCGCAACCGCGCTGCCGCCCTGCTGGAGCAAACCGGCCATCGCTTGCTGGCGTTGCTGGAGCAGCCGTATGTGCACGAGAATCATATGTTGCGCTGCAGCGCCAGCATGGGAGTGGTGTTGCTGGAAAACAGCGAGCTGGCGCCCGATGAGCTGGTGCAGCAGGCGGAGCTGGCCATGTATGACGCCAAGCGCGGCGGCAAGGGCAAGCTGCGGTTCTTCGATCCTCGCATGCAGGAAGTGGTGGCGCAGCGACTGCGCCTGGAAGAGGACATTTTACGCGGCCTGGAAGCCGAGGAATTCAGGGCGCATTTTCAGCCCCAGTTCGACTTTCAGGGGCACATGATCGGCGCCGAAGCCCTGGTGCGCTGGTACCATCCCGAGCGGGGCGTGCTGGCGCCCGGCGCCTTTATTGCCGTGGCCGATGAAGCCGGCCTGATGAACCGCATCGATCGCATGGTGCTGACCCAGTCCTGCCGGCAAATGGCGGCCTGGGCGCGGCTGCCGGCGTTTCGCGATTTTACCCTGTCGGTCAACATCAGTGCCGCCCGGCTGTATCAGGCGGAATTTATTGAAGACGTGCTGGCCATTTTTGAGCAGACCGGGGTCAGTCCGACGGCGATCAAGCTGGAAATTACCGAATCCATGCTGCTGGATGACATGCCCACCGCCATTGCCCGCATGCAGACCCTGAAAGCCCACGGTGTCCGCTTTGCCATTGATGATTTTGGTACCGGCTATTCCTCCCTGCTGTATCTGCAGCAGTTACCCTTGGATCAGCTCAAGATCGATCAGTCTTTTGTGCGCGCCCTGCCTGCCGATGAAAACAGCCTGAGTATCATTCAGGCCATCGTCGCCATGGCCCACAGCCTGAAGCTGGAAGTGATCGCGGAAGGGGTGGAAACCGAGGCCCAGCGCCAGTTGCTGCATCAGCACGGCTGCCACCACTATCAGGGGTACCTGCTGTCCCGTCCCGAGCCCGCCGAGGTGGTGGAGGCCATGCTGGCCGAGCGCCTCTGCTCTTAA
- a CDS encoding LysR family transcriptional regulator — MDRIDAMRAFVAVTTEGGFTHAARRLNTSPQQISKQVSRLEERLGVRLLNRTTRRVHLTEAGTRFVQHAQQILDDIDDMENQLGNLQQSAQGQLRISAPVSFATLHLAPLLCDFQGAFPAVGVDLQLNDRKVDIVEEGFDIALRIGHLKSSSLIARRIAPVRLVVCASPAYLARHGTPRQPADLKGHRYLRYHYMEDGASLPQLHEWLEAEGREQSGSLISNNGEMLVKAAIAGAGITIQPTFIAGEAIADGRLQILLPEYEPAPMGLYAVYAHRKLQASKVTCFLDFIDGYFGDPPRWDVFDNTATSV, encoded by the coding sequence ATGGATCGTATCGACGCCATGCGTGCCTTTGTTGCCGTCACCACCGAAGGCGGTTTTACCCACGCCGCCCGGCGGTTGAACACCTCCCCCCAACAGATCAGCAAACAGGTGTCCCGGCTGGAAGAGCGGCTGGGCGTGCGCCTGCTCAACCGCACCACCCGCAGAGTGCACCTGACCGAAGCCGGCACGCGCTTTGTGCAGCATGCCCAGCAGATCCTGGATGATATCGACGACATGGAAAACCAGCTGGGTAACCTGCAGCAAAGTGCACAGGGGCAATTACGCATCAGTGCGCCGGTCTCTTTTGCTACCCTGCACCTGGCCCCGCTCTTGTGCGATTTTCAAGGTGCGTTTCCGGCCGTGGGGGTTGACCTGCAACTGAACGACCGCAAGGTGGACATCGTGGAAGAAGGCTTTGATATCGCCCTGCGTATTGGCCACCTGAAAAGCTCGTCGCTTATCGCCCGGCGCATTGCCCCCGTCCGGCTGGTGGTGTGCGCTTCCCCCGCCTACCTGGCCCGCCACGGTACCCCCCGCCAACCGGCAGATCTGAAGGGGCACCGCTATCTGCGCTATCACTACATGGAAGACGGTGCCAGCCTGCCGCAATTACATGAATGGCTCGAGGCCGAAGGGCGGGAACAGAGCGGAAGCTTGATCAGCAACAACGGAGAGATGCTGGTAAAGGCCGCCATTGCCGGCGCCGGCATCACCATTCAGCCCACCTTTATCGCCGGTGAGGCCATCGCCGACGGCCGGTTGCAGATCCTGCTGCCTGAGTACGAACCGGCTCCCATGGGGCTGTATGCGGTCTATGCCCATCGCAAACTGCAGGCCAGCAAGGTCACCTGTTTTCTTGACTTTATCGACGGCTACTTCGGCGACCCGCCCCGCTGGGATGTGTTTGATAACACGGCAACTTCAGTCTGA
- a CDS encoding DoxX family protein yields the protein MASQFVRNLLDSNGGYAALALRLPVGAILAAHGAQKLFGWFGGYGLDGTGQWMASIGLAPGYLMALLAGSAEFFGGLALVLGLLTRPAALVSAFTMLVAIFSVHIGNGLFMSNNGYEYALALFAATLALGIQGAGHFSLDQRLQATLGKVRSSAA from the coding sequence ATGGCTTCACAATTTGTACGTAACCTGCTTGATTCCAACGGTGGTTATGCCGCCCTGGCGCTGCGCCTGCCAGTGGGCGCCATCCTGGCGGCCCATGGCGCCCAGAAACTGTTCGGCTGGTTTGGCGGCTACGGACTGGACGGCACCGGCCAGTGGATGGCCAGCATTGGCCTGGCGCCGGGCTACCTGATGGCGCTGCTGGCCGGCAGTGCCGAATTCTTTGGCGGCCTGGCGCTGGTGTTGGGGCTGCTGACCCGTCCGGCGGCCCTGGTGTCGGCCTTTACCATGCTGGTGGCCATCTTCAGTGTTCACATTGGCAACGGCCTGTTCATGTCGAACAACGGTTACGAATATGCGCTCGCGCTCTTTGCCGCCACCCTGGCCCTGGGCATTCAGGGGGCCGGCCACTTCTCCCTGGACCAGCGCCTGCAGGCGACCCTGGGCAAGGTCCGGAGTTCCGCAGCCTGA